The sequence TGGCTCCGCCGGGGGCACCCGCACCCGGGCGAAGCTCGGGGGGAGAACCGCGCGAGCAACCCACCACCGGCAGGTGGTCCCTCAACCGGCAGGACCCACCACCCCGGAGGGTCAGTTCGGCCAGGCGTCCGCGAGCAACTTACGGGTGTCGGCCAGAAGCTGCGGCAGCACCTTCGTATTGCCGACCACCGGCATGAAGTTGACGTCCCCGCCCCAGCGGGGCACCACGTGCTGGTGCAGGTGCGCCGCGATCCCGGCCCCGGCCACATCCCCCTGGTTCATCCCGATGTTGAACCCCTGCGCCCCGGACGCGGCCCGCAGCGCGGTCATCGCCTGCTTCGTGAGCAGCGCGACCTCCGCCGTCTCGCCGTCGTCGAGGTCCGTGTAGTCCGCGACGTGCCGGTAGGGCACGAGCATGAGGTGCCCGCTGTTGTACGGGTACAGGTTGAGCACGGCGTACGCCCGCTCCCCGCGCGCGATGACCAGCCCGTCCTCGTCCGACTTCGACGGGATCGCGCAGAAGGGACACCCGTCACCCGCGCCGGGCCCGGTCGGCTTGTTCTCGCCCTGGATGTACGCCATCCGGTGCGGGGTCCACAGCCGCTGGAACGCGTCCGGACCCCCCGCCCCACCCCGCTGCTCCGGCTCACTCGTCATGCCGATCAGCATATGGCCAACCCCCCGTCCCGCGTGTCGCCGGGGCCGTCGCCGACCGAGGCCCGCGATCCTGGCCGGATGGCCGACGACCCCCGCCTCGCCCGGTGGAAGACCCGCAGCGAACGGCCCCTGTTCGCCGTGTCGCTGCTCTTCCTGACCGCGTACGCCGTGCACGTGCTGGCCCGCGGGATGCCCTCCGCCGGGCACGACGCGTGCCTGGCGGTGGTGTACGGCGCCTGGGCGGTGTTCCTCGTCGACTACCTGGTGCGGTGGCGGCTGGGCCCGCGGCGCTCGCTCCTCGCGCACGTGCGCCACCACCCGCTCGACACGGTCGTGCTGGTGCTGCCGCTGCTGCGCCCGCTGCGCTTCGTCAGCATGTACCAGGCGGTCCAGCGGCGCCGCGACGAGCCGCGGCTGAGCCTGTACGGGCGGGTGATCGCGTACGCCGGGCTCTCCGCGGTGCTGCTCGGTTTCGCGGCCGCGCTGGCGGTCTACCAGGTGGAGCGGGACGCGCCGGGCGCGACGATCCGCACGTTCGGCGACTCGGTGTGGTGGATGTGCTCCACGATCACCACGGTCGGCTACGGCGACACCACCCCGGTCACGCCGGCCGGCCGCACCATCGCGGTCGGGCTGATGGTGTGCGGCATGGCGCTGCTGGGCGCGGTGACCGGCGCGTTCTCGTCGTGGCTGTTCCAGGTCTTCGCCCGCGAGGGCGAGAAGCCCCCGCTCCGCTGAGGTACGGCGGAACGGGGGCTTCTCGCGTGCGCGGGGACCGGCTCAGACCTGCACGCGGCGCTCCACCACGTCCACGAGCTTCGCCAGCGCCTCGTCGCGCGGGACGTTGTTCTCCTGCGAGCCGTCGCGGTAGCGGAAGGACACCGTGCCGTGCGACATGTCGTCGTCACCGACGATGATCATGAACGGCGGCTTCTGCCGCTGCCAGGTCCTGATCTTCTTCTGCATCCGGTCCGAGGAGGCGTCGACCTCGACCCGCAGGCCCTTGCGCTTGGCCTCGTCCGCGAACTCCTGGAGGTAGGGCACGTGGGCGTCGCCGACCGGGATGCCGACCGCCTGCACGGGGGCGAGCCAGGCCGGGAAGGCGCCCGCGTAGTGCTCCAGCAGCACCGCGAAGAACCGCTCGATGGAGCCGAAGAGCGCCCGGTGGATCATCACCGGCTGCTGCCGGGTGCCGTCGGCCGCGGTGTACTCCAGCTTGAAGCGGGCCGGCTGCTGGAAGTCGACCTGGATCGTGGACATCTGCCAGGTCCGGCCGATCGCGTCACGCGCCTGGACCGAGATCTTCGGGCCGTAGAAGGCGGCGCCGCCCGGGTCCATCACCAGTTCCAGGCCCTGCTTCTCGGCGGCCTGCCGCAACTGCTCGGTGGCCTCGGCCCATTCGTGGTCCTCGCCGATGAACTTGTCGCCCTCGCCGCGGGTGGACAGCTCCAGGTAGAAGTCGCTGAGGCCGTAGTCCCGCAGCAGGTTCAGCACGAAGGTGAGCAGGGAGTCCAGCTCGTCGGGCACCTGCTCCTTCGTGCAGTAGATGTGCGAGTCGTCCTGGGTGAAGCCGCGGGCCCGGGTCAGGCCGTGCACGACGCCCGACTTCTCGTACCGGTACACCGTGCCGAACTCGAACAACCGCAAGGGCAGTTCGCGGTAGGAGCGGCCGCGGGCGTCGAAGATCAGGTTGTGCATCGGGCAGTTCATGGCCTTGAGGTAGTAGTCCTGCCCCTCGAACTCCATGGGGGGGAACATGCCCTCGGCGTAGTGCGGCAGGTGGCCGGAGGTCTCGTAGAGCTTCGCCTTGGTGATGTGCGGGGTGTTGACGAACTCGTACCCCGCCTCCTCGTGGCGCCTGCGGGAGTACTCCTCCATCTCCTTGCGGATCACCCCGCCCTTGGGGTGGAAGACGGCGAGGCCCGAGCCCAGCTCGTCGGGGAAGGAGAAGAGGTCGAGTTCGGCGCCGAGCTTGCGGTGGTCGCGCTTCTCCGCCTCGGCGAGGAAGTCCAGGTGGGCCTTGAGCTCGTCCTTGGTGGGCCACGCGGTGCCGTAGATCCGCTGGAGCTGCGGGTTCTTCTCGCTGCCGCGCCAGTACGCGGCGGCGTTGCGCATCAGCTTGAAGGCCGGGATGGCGCGGGTGGTGGGCAGGTGCGGGCCGCGGCACAGGTCCTTCCAGCACAGCTCGCCGGTCTTCGCGTCGAGGTTGTCGTAGATGGTCAGCTCGCCGCCGCCCACCTCGACGTCCGCGCCGTCCTCGGAGTTCGCCGCGGAGCCCTTGAGGCCGATCAGCTCCAGCTTGTACGGCTCGTCGGCCAGCTCCTCGCGGGCCGCGTCGTCGGTGATCGCGCGGCGGGAGAAGCGCTGGCCGCGCTTCTGGATCTCCTGCATCCGCTTCTCGATGGCCTTGAGGTCATCGGGGGTGAAGGGCTGCGGGACGTCGAAGTCGTAGTAGAAGCCGTCCTTGATCGGCGGGCCGATGCCGAGCTTGGCCAGCGGGAAGAGGTCCTGCACCGCCTGGGCCATCACGTGGGCGGTGGAGTGCCGCAGGATGTTCAGCCCGTCGGGGCTGGTGATCTCCACGGCCTCGACCTCGTCGCCGTCGGCGACCGGGTAGGCGAGGTCCTTGAGCGCGCCGCCGACGCGGGCGGCGACCACGGCCCGCTCGCCCTCGAACAGATCCGCCGCGGTCGTGCCCGTCGTGACCACCCGCGCTTCCGGTTCGGCGGAATCGCGTTTGATGATCACACGGAGGTCTGACACCGGTCTGCTCCTGACTTGAGGCTTACGAGCGACTTGAGGCTCACGAGCGCGGGCGGGTCGTCTTCCGCCGCTGCGCTGAATCGTACCGAGCCGGGGCGGGCGATCGCGAAGCCGCGGGGTCGGGAGCTGTGCGCGGGGGCAGGAACCGCGCGCGGAGCCGGGAGCTGTGCGCGGGCCGCTACCCGCGGGCCGCCTGCCGTGCGCGCAGGACCTCGGCGGTGCGCTCGTACCACTCGCGGTTGCCGCGCTCGAAGGCGAGACCGCGCAGGCAGGTGAGGTAGGGGCCGATCCGGGCGCCGTGCCGCAGGTACTCCTCTTCGGTGGCGTCGCCGCGCATCCGGCGCAGCAGCCCGTCGAACAGCTCGATTCGGGCCTGTGCGAAGGCGATCCGCTCGGCGAGGCGGGCGGTGAGGACGTCGGCGTCGACGTGGTCGGCGGCCTGCACCTTGACCATGAGGTCGTCGCGGATCAGGGACGGCTTGCCGGTGGTGGCGGCGAAGCGTTCCAACTCGGCGAGACCGAGGTCGGTGACCTCGTAGACGCGTTTGTCGGGGCGGCCCTCCTGCACCACCTTGCGGCCGGTGACCAGGCCGGCCCGCTCCAGCTTGGGCAGTTCCGCGTAGAGCTGCTGCGGGGCGGCCTGCCAGAAGTTGGCCACGCCCAGGTCGAACGCCTTCGCGAGCTGGTACCCGCTCAGCTCCTCGTCGAGCAGCGCCGCGAGAACGGCGTGGCGCAGCGCCATCCGGTCGGCCTCCTCCCCGGTCGCGGAGCGGGTCGGCCAGGGTTGTCCTCGGCCGCTCGGCGGGGTTGTCCCCGGGCCCGCATCCGTGCATCATCATACTCAAGAAACTGAGTACTCACATCGTTGAGTATCGGAGGGGAGCGCTGCCGTCATGACCGCGACCGAAACCGCCGTGGACCGTTTCCGCACCGCCGTCGAGCAGCGTGACCTCGGCGCGATGGAGGGGCTGTTCACGGAGGACATCCGCGTCTACAGCCCGGTGAAGTTCCGCCCCTTCGAGGGCCGGCCCCTGGTGCTCGGCCTGTTCAACGTCCTGCTGCGCACCTTCGAGGACTTCCGCTACGTCGGCCGGCTCGACGGCGCCGCCCAGACACTCGCCGACGGCGCCGAGACCCCCGCCGCGGTGCTGCTCTTCCGCGCCACCGTCAACGGCCGCGAGATCAACGGCATCGACCTGATCCACCTCGATCCGGCCGGCCTCATCCGCGAGTTCACGGTCATGGTCCGCCCGCAGTCCGCGGTCCACACCCTCGGCGAAGCGGTCCTGGCCGGACTGGTCGCGGACGGCCTGGCCCCGGCGCAGCCCTAGGGCCCGCCGCCGCGCCCTACTGCTTCCCGTCCACCGCCCGCCGTACCGTCGCCATGGGCGCCACCGCCCGGACGGTGGTGGGCGGGTGAGGTGTCACCGTGTCACCCGCCCACCGTGCCGACCCGGTCCGCGCGCGTCACATGGCTCAGCCGAGCGGGAGTTCCAGGCTGGCTTCCTCTCCCTTCGGCGAGCTGATCGTGGTGGTGCTGCCGTCCTCGCCGGCGAAGGAGTACAGCTTGTCGCGGCTGTTGACGACCAGGACGAGCCGGTGGCGGTCCGGCAGGTCGTAGGCGGCGGGCTGGAGTTGCCAGCTGACCGAGCGGTCCAGGTTGGGGGTCAAGTCGCTGACGGTGTACGGCTCGTGGGTGATGATCCGGGCCGTGCCGTCCGGGGCGGCGTCGAACAGGTAGGCCACCATGGTGGTGGCGTCCGAGGTGCTGCGTACGGTGAACCGCACGGCCGCGGTGCCCCGGATGCGCCGGGCCACACCGTCCTGGCCGGCGAGCGGCTCGGTCGCCCAGACCAGCAGCTGCGACCTTTCGAACTTCGCCGGGTCGTAGATCTTGGGGTTGCCGAACCACTCCTGCTGCCCGGTCTGCAGGATGGCGCCCATCGCGGTGGCGGAGGTCAACTCGCCGGCGGTGAAGTCCCGGGCCCATCCGTCGGTCGGCGTCTCGGCCAGCGCGCCGTCGCCGTTGCCGCGGGTGGCCGTGAGATACCAGATCTCGCTGCCGGTGGTGACGTCGTCCCACACCGGACGCTGTTCACGGTGCGCCGGAACGGTGATCAGGTGGGTGCCGCCGGGGATCGGGATGGTCCGGTAGGTGAACATGACCTGGTTGTCCACCTCCGCCCACGTCGGCACGTCGTTGTCGGCGTCGAGCAGGTAGTGGTCCAGCCAGTCGTAGGCTTCCCGCATCGGGACGCGCAGGCCGGGGAACGGCAGACCGGTCAACAGCCCGGCGAGGCCGGGACCTTCGGGCGCGCCGTGGTCGCCGATCCACATGTTCAGCCGCTTCGGCACGGTGAGCTGCGTGAACGTCTCGATCACCTGGCCGGCCGGGAAGAGGCTCTCGTGCCAGGTGTTCGAGAAGAAGGTCGGGGTGCCCCGCTCGTTGGTGAGGCGCACATACGCTTCCGGGGAGCGTTCCGTGCCCCAGGCCACCACGTCATCGAGGTGGTGGCCGCCCAGGAAGTCGGTGAGGACCTGCCGGGTCTCCTCGTCGAACTTCTCCTCCATCGGGCCGCCGGTGAAGTCGATCAGCGCCTGGGCGGCGGCGAGATGACGGGTGTGGTGGTGGTACAGGCTGGTGGCCAGGTTGCCCCAGGTACTCAGCGCGACGACCACGGAGACCCGGTCGTCCGGGTCGTGCGCGGCGATGAGCTGGCTGATCCCGGAACCGTAGGACTCGCCGAGAAGGCCGATCTTGCTCGGGTTGAAGTGCTCCTGCGCGTAGTCGATCACCGTCGACCCGTCGGCCCAGTCCTTGGGCCCGGCGACATCGACGGTGCCCTCGGACGTGGACGGCAGCGCCGGGTCGCCGATTCCTCGCGGGGTGTAGGCCAGCACGTGGTAGCCGCGGTGCGCCAGCGTGAGGTAGGCGTACAGGAAGGGCAGCCAGCCGTACGGGCTCCAGCCGGCGGGCACGATCACGACGGGGTGGGGCGTCGGGTCGCTGAGTTCGATGGAGAAGGCCGACAGGCGGACTCCGTCCGACGCGACGATGCGCGGGAAGCCGATGGAGGCGCGCCGCCGGACGGCGTTCGCCAGCTCCGCCAGTTCCGGTGGGAGCGCGCCCCCGGGGCTGCCCTGGAGTGCGGCGACCAGGGCGTTGGCCAGATCGATGACGGAGGGGGTGAAGGTGAGTCCGGAGTCCCAGACACCGTTGGTGGCGATGTCGGTGAGCGTTGCGTCGGTGATCGACGCGATCGGTTCTCCGCCGGCAGCAGTCATACGATCCACCTTTTCCATGACGGACGCGAAGCCCCGAGGAACGGGCGCTCGCGGAAGTGACGCGGGAGCTTGCCGCTCCGGCGGGCACGGCCGGACGGCCACCGCCCAGCACCATGGTCAGCGGAAGACGGAGAGAGACCGTCGCGTCACCAGGATGTTCACTGCATGGAGTTAAGGCGCCGCTCCAAACCCGGCCGGCACCGGTGGCGAGCAGATCCAGCCAACCGGGCCCGACCGCAAGACGCTGGAGGTCACCGCCGAAGTCCCTTGCACCCAGGGGTGTTGGCGTGCTCGCACGAGAAGGGCTGCGGCGCCCTCGGCTTCGCCCCTCCGGTCAGCTCCGCACCTCCGGCACCGCGGCCAAGCGGCTGCGGGTCCGGACGCCGGCACCCGCGCGGGCGGTGGCGGCGGCGAGGCGGCGTTCGAGGTGGGCGCGGCGCTCGGGCCACTCGTCGGCGGTGATGGAGAAGATCGCGGAGTCGCGCAGCCGCCCGTCCTCACCGGGCGCCCAGGACCGGGACCAGTTGCGGAGCACGCCCTCGAAGGTGGCGCCGACGGACTCGATGGCGGCGCGCGAACGGAGGTTGCGGGCATCGGTCTTGAGGTCGACCCGGCCGACCTGCCAGGTCTCGAAGGCGTGCCGGAAGAGCAGGTACTTCGCCTCGGTGTTGACGCCGGTGCCCTGCGCGGAGCTCGCCAGCCAGGTGAAGCCGACCTCGATCGCGGAGAGCCGGTCGGGGGTGAGCGCGAAGCGCGGCTCCCAGAAGGAAGTGGCGCCGACCGCCCGCCCGGAGGACCTGAGCACCTGGGCGTACGGCGCGAGCCGACCGGACGCTGCACGCCCGAGTTGCTCGTCGACGTAGCGCCCGACCTCCTCGGCCCGGGGCACCCACGTGAAGCCGTACGACCCGCGGTCCTCCTCGGCGGCCGCGGCCAGCTCCGGCACGTGCCGGTGCTCCAACGGCTCCAGCCGCACCAACTCGCCCTCCAGCACCGGCCCGTCCAACGTGAAGCCCACGGCCACCACCCACCCCCTCGTCCCGCCGCCGCCCGTACGGCGCGCACCGCGCATCGTGCCAGGTCCGCGGCGCGCTGTCGTACGAATTATCCGCGGCGGCACGGCTCACAGGAGCAGGTGGTAGTCGCGCGGGCTCCACGCCGCCAGTGTCTGCATCTCCACCAGCGCGGCCTGGGTGTTGACGGCGAGCCCCGCCTTCGCCGGCAACAGGCGGGTGGACGGGTCGACCGTCCCCCACAGGGCGTCCGCGCAGGCGCGCTGCGCGCCGCGGTAGCGCTCGTCGGGGTCGATCGAGTGCAGCAGCAGCATGTTCTTGAACAGCACCACGGCGCCGGGGACGTCGGAGGCGAAGCTGTTCGCGAAGTCGTAGGTCCCCAGCGCCCGTTCGGCGATGTCCCGCGCCTCTTCGAGGTAGCCGCGCTCGCCGGTGGCCAGGTGCAGCAGCGCCGCGGCGCCGAGCATGTTGCCCTGGTTGTAGGCCAGTTGCGCGGTGTCCACGGTGCCCTGGAGGTCGACGTGGTCCCAGTACAGGCCGTTGGGGGCCTTGAGGTGGCGGTCGACCCAGTCGAACATCTCGATGGAGTGCCGGAGTATGTCCCGGTTCCCGGTGAGCAGGTACAGCCGGGCGCCGATCTCCACGCCGAGGGCGTTGGAGACGGTGTTGCGGTCGTGGTTGTAGGTGGCCTGGGTCCAGAACGTTCCGCCGGGATCGGGGTGGCCGGGGTCGTCGTCCCAGCCGTAGCGGATCAACGCGAAGATCAGCCGGGCGCGTTGGAGGGCCGCCCGGTCACCGGTGATCCGGTACTGCTGGAGCGCGGCGAGGCCGAGCCACTCGTTGTCGTCGTAGAAGAGGTCGCCGCCCTGGCCCAGCGGGGGCAGCAGGTAGGACGCGTAGCCGGGCGGGCTGGCCGGGGCGGGCGGGCTCAGCGGGTTGGCCGACACGGGCGAGGGGTTGTAGTAGCCGGCCAGCGCCTCGTCCCGGTCCCGTACGGCCGAGGCGTAGCGGCGGTCGAGCCGGAGCAGGCCGAGGGTGGCCGTGATGACCCCGGAGAACGGATAGACGTAGGCGTACGGGTTGTCGCCGGGCTGGGCGGGGTGGTTCGGCGCGTAGAGCTTGACGTCGGGCGCGTAGTAGAAGCGCTGGAGCGCGTCGTACGCCGCGACCGCGCGTCGCGCGTAGCCGCTCCGGCCCGTGTCCGGCCGCGCCGGGCTCGCGATCGCCGGTGTCGCGGCGAGCCCGAGGACGAGGGAACCGCCCGCCACCGCCGCGGCCTTGCCGAACGCCCGCCGGCTCGTCCCCGATTCACGCTGGTCTTCGCTTGACATCGTTGTCAGCACCTCCGCGTACGCGGCATCGACATGTTCGTCCGGGCGCGAGCGAATGTAGACCCGCGTGATCTTCGGGTCAATGGCGGTGACGCGTACGGTCGGTGGCGGGGGCCGTTCACTCGTTTCCACGTTTGCTCGTTTCCTCGCCTCGACGGTCATGACGGCCTTGCCGACCTCGACGGTCTCGCCGACTTCCGGGCCGCGGGCGATCCGTTCCTCCTGGTCCGTCTGCCCCTTCAGGTCGGGCGAGAGGGGGCGACGAGGGGGTCGGGCCGGCGCCCACCGGATGAGGGGTCGCCGCTATGGCGCCGTCATCCGGTGGGCCTGGACAGCGCCCTGCGCGGCCGGGCCGAGGTCCGGCGACAGCTGGTCCGAGCCCGGAGCGCCGTACACCTCCTCCGCCGATGCGCCTCCACCCACCTTCGCGGGGCCCACCTTCCGCAGGCGCGCCGGCGCCCGGTCGCCGTGGGCCTGGTCCGCACGGAGAATGAGAGGAGGGGTCGGGCATGCGGCCCGCCCTGCCGGACCACCCGGTTTCCCCCACTCCCCGCGGGCGAGGTGGCGACGATGCCGACGTGGCGACTGCGCGACTACCACGACGACGACCTGGACCGGGCGATCCAGATCTGGGACCAGGACCGGCAGGCGGACGACGCCCACCCGGTGTTCCCGGTCTCCGAGGTGATGGCCGCGGCCAGGTCGGGCGAGCCCGCCGTGGTCGCGGTGGTCGGCGAGGAGGTCGTCGGCATGGCCGTGGCCCGGGCGCAGGGCGAGCGGGCCTGGATCACGCTGGTCGCCCTCGCCGCGAACTGGCGCAACCGCGGCATCGGCAGCGCCCTGATCGCCGAGCTGGAGCGGCGGCTGCGCGGCCAGGGGGTGCGAAGGATCGGCGCGCTGCTCGACCCGCGGACCACCGGCACCGCGGCCCTGGAGAACTCCGGGTACCGTGCCCGCACCGGACTGGTCTTCTACGAGAAGGTCGAGCGCCTCGGCTCCGGCGACGCCGGGCTGCTGGCGGAACTCGGCGGCCGGGTGCAGCCTCCCGGACTGTGGAGCGCCCTCGCGGGCATGGACCGTGAGAAGGCTGCCATCGAGCGCCGGATCGTGCTGCCGCTGACCGAGCCCGCGCTCGCCGAGCGCTACGAGGTGACGCCGCCGAAAGCGGTGATCCTCTTCGGTCCGCCCGGCACCGGGAAGACCAGTTTCGCCAGGGCCGTCGCCTCCCGTCTGGACTGGCCCTTCGTGGAGTTGTTCCCGTCCCGGCTCGCCGCAGGCGACACCGGCGGCCTGGCCGCGTCGCTCAGGGACGCCTTCGCCGACCTCGCCGAGTTGGAGGCGGTGCTCCTCTTCGTCGACGAGGTCGAGGAGATCGCGGGCGTACGGTCCGGCCTGGCCGCCGACCCCGGGCACGGCGTCACCAACGAACTGCTCAAGCTGATTCCGGGCTTCCGCGACCACGACGACCGCCTGCTGATCTGCGCCACCAACTCCGTACGTTCGCTGGACCCGGCGTTCCTGCGCCCCGGGCGGTTCGACTACGTGATCCCGGTCGGCCCACCCGACCCGTTGGCCCGCGAGGCGATCTGGC comes from Streptomyces sp. NBC_00448 and encodes:
- a CDS encoding glycoside hydrolase family 76 protein, with translation MSSEDQRESGTSRRAFGKAAAVAGGSLVLGLAATPAIASPARPDTGRSGYARRAVAAYDALQRFYYAPDVKLYAPNHPAQPGDNPYAYVYPFSGVITATLGLLRLDRRYASAVRDRDEALAGYYNPSPVSANPLSPPAPASPPGYASYLLPPLGQGGDLFYDDNEWLGLAALQQYRITGDRAALQRARLIFALIRYGWDDDPGHPDPGGTFWTQATYNHDRNTVSNALGVEIGARLYLLTGNRDILRHSIEMFDWVDRHLKAPNGLYWDHVDLQGTVDTAQLAYNQGNMLGAAALLHLATGERGYLEEARDIAERALGTYDFANSFASDVPGAVVLFKNMLLLHSIDPDERYRGAQRACADALWGTVDPSTRLLPAKAGLAVNTQAALVEMQTLAAWSPRDYHLLL
- a CDS encoding PadR family transcriptional regulator, with amino-acid sequence MALRHAVLAALLDEELSGYQLAKAFDLGVANFWQAAPQQLYAELPKLERAGLVTGRKVVQEGRPDKRVYEVTDLGLAELERFAATTGKPSLIRDDLMVKVQAADHVDADVLTARLAERIAFAQARIELFDGLLRRMRGDATEEEYLRHGARIGPYLTCLRGLAFERGNREWYERTAEVLRARQAARG
- a CDS encoding GNAT family N-acetyltransferase, whose amino-acid sequence is MGFTLDGPVLEGELVRLEPLEHRHVPELAAAAEEDRGSYGFTWVPRAEEVGRYVDEQLGRAASGRLAPYAQVLRSSGRAVGATSFWEPRFALTPDRLSAIEVGFTWLASSAQGTGVNTEAKYLLFRHAFETWQVGRVDLKTDARNLRSRAAIESVGATFEGVLRNWSRSWAPGEDGRLRDSAIFSITADEWPERRAHLERRLAAATARAGAGVRTRSRLAAVPEVRS
- a CDS encoding nuclear transport factor 2 family protein encodes the protein MTATETAVDRFRTAVEQRDLGAMEGLFTEDIRVYSPVKFRPFEGRPLVLGLFNVLLRTFEDFRYVGRLDGAAQTLADGAETPAAVLLFRATVNGREINGIDLIHLDPAGLIREFTVMVRPQSAVHTLGEAVLAGLVADGLAPAQP
- a CDS encoding HIT family protein, whose protein sequence is MLIGMTSEPEQRGGAGGPDAFQRLWTPHRMAYIQGENKPTGPGAGDGCPFCAIPSKSDEDGLVIARGERAYAVLNLYPYNSGHLMLVPYRHVADYTDLDDGETAEVALLTKQAMTALRAASGAQGFNIGMNQGDVAGAGIAAHLHQHVVPRWGGDVNFMPVVGNTKVLPQLLADTRKLLADAWPN
- a CDS encoding alpha/beta fold hydrolase; amino-acid sequence: MTAAGGEPIASITDATLTDIATNGVWDSGLTFTPSVIDLANALVAALQGSPGGALPPELAELANAVRRRASIGFPRIVASDGVRLSAFSIELSDPTPHPVVIVPAGWSPYGWLPFLYAYLTLAHRGYHVLAYTPRGIGDPALPSTSEGTVDVAGPKDWADGSTVIDYAQEHFNPSKIGLLGESYGSGISQLIAAHDPDDRVSVVVALSTWGNLATSLYHHHTRHLAAAQALIDFTGGPMEEKFDEETRQVLTDFLGGHHLDDVVAWGTERSPEAYVRLTNERGTPTFFSNTWHESLFPAGQVIETFTQLTVPKRLNMWIGDHGAPEGPGLAGLLTGLPFPGLRVPMREAYDWLDHYLLDADNDVPTWAEVDNQVMFTYRTIPIPGGTHLITVPAHREQRPVWDDVTTGSEIWYLTATRGNGDGALAETPTDGWARDFTAGELTSATAMGAILQTGQQEWFGNPKIYDPAKFERSQLLVWATEPLAGQDGVARRIRGTAAVRFTVRSTSDATTMVAYLFDAAPDGTARIITHEPYTVSDLTPNLDRSVSWQLQPAAYDLPDRHRLVLVVNSRDKLYSFAGEDGSTTTISSPKGEEASLELPLG
- a CDS encoding potassium channel family protein, whose translation is MADDPRLARWKTRSERPLFAVSLLFLTAYAVHVLARGMPSAGHDACLAVVYGAWAVFLVDYLVRWRLGPRRSLLAHVRHHPLDTVVLVLPLLRPLRFVSMYQAVQRRRDEPRLSLYGRVIAYAGLSAVLLGFAAALAVYQVERDAPGATIRTFGDSVWWMCSTITTVGYGDTTPVTPAGRTIAVGLMVCGMALLGAVTGAFSSWLFQVFAREGEKPPLR
- a CDS encoding ATP-binding protein → MPTWRLRDYHDDDLDRAIQIWDQDRQADDAHPVFPVSEVMAAARSGEPAVVAVVGEEVVGMAVARAQGERAWITLVALAANWRNRGIGSALIAELERRLRGQGVRRIGALLDPRTTGTAALENSGYRARTGLVFYEKVERLGSGDAGLLAELGGRVQPPGLWSALAGMDREKAAIERRIVLPLTEPALAERYEVTPPKAVILFGPPGTGKTSFARAVASRLDWPFVELFPSRLAAGDTGGLAASLRDAFADLAELEAVLLFVDEVEEIAGVRSGLAADPGHGVTNELLKLIPGFRDHDDRLLICATNSVRSLDPAFLRPGRFDYVIPVGPPDPLAREAIWRRYLGAAAETVELPRLVAASEMFTPADIEFAARKGSHAAFEREVADRRGTPAGTEDYLTAIADTRPTLTAQALSDFEEDISRHARL
- the thrS gene encoding threonine--tRNA ligase, with product MSDLRVIIKRDSAEPEARVVTTGTTAADLFEGERAVVAARVGGALKDLAYPVADGDEVEAVEITSPDGLNILRHSTAHVMAQAVQDLFPLAKLGIGPPIKDGFYYDFDVPQPFTPDDLKAIEKRMQEIQKRGQRFSRRAITDDAAREELADEPYKLELIGLKGSAANSEDGADVEVGGGELTIYDNLDAKTGELCWKDLCRGPHLPTTRAIPAFKLMRNAAAYWRGSEKNPQLQRIYGTAWPTKDELKAHLDFLAEAEKRDHRKLGAELDLFSFPDELGSGLAVFHPKGGVIRKEMEEYSRRRHEEAGYEFVNTPHITKAKLYETSGHLPHYAEGMFPPMEFEGQDYYLKAMNCPMHNLIFDARGRSYRELPLRLFEFGTVYRYEKSGVVHGLTRARGFTQDDSHIYCTKEQVPDELDSLLTFVLNLLRDYGLSDFYLELSTRGEGDKFIGEDHEWAEATEQLRQAAEKQGLELVMDPGGAAFYGPKISVQARDAIGRTWQMSTIQVDFQQPARFKLEYTAADGTRQQPVMIHRALFGSIERFFAVLLEHYAGAFPAWLAPVQAVGIPVGDAHVPYLQEFADEAKRKGLRVEVDASSDRMQKKIRTWQRQKPPFMIIVGDDDMSHGTVSFRYRDGSQENNVPRDEALAKLVDVVERRVQV